Proteins encoded together in one Porites lutea chromosome 2, jaPorLute2.1, whole genome shotgun sequence window:
- the LOC140926267 gene encoding uncharacterized protein has product MKECEPPSVLATLTEGSQISATQEEEFVGHTPAPSTEHVATESTEPEEEEFVLPRLRVRFQDEILSEQSDPNSDIFSSSSQGSLVEEETSREWQPTPQVEHQLQHLNSYLLKSTDGRISPVRSQCRSDVVNMSSSTWRYYGKKAEQVVDSVLEAIAPGNSSWLLQQVIARNQSGRTVSSAAEEDSLVSRLVTLYNEARSWNTQQQILSLFAGDYSKTELLQLVPGLTKFKIDEARKHAFQTKPGEPIEPPTITRSRARLDPTKVDHFVDFVSSPSFLQDVAYGTKTLKLSSGEKIDIPNVVRTVISSCLIQLYQAYCTESGFTPLGRSTLFNILKV; this is encoded by the exons ATGAAAGAGTGTGAGCCACCCTCTGTGTTGGCTACCTTAACTGAGGGATCCCAAATTTCTGCTACGCAAGAGGAGGAGTTTGTGGGTCACACTCCAGCGCCATCAACAGAGCACGTTGCAACAGAGTCAACTGAGCCAGAAGAAGAGGAATTTGTGTTACCACGTTTGCGAGTGCGATTTCAAGATGAGATTTTGAGCGAG CAAAGCGATCCGAATTCAGATATCTTCTCATCGTCCTCCCAAGGCTCGTTGGTAGAGGAAGAGACGTCTAGAGAGTGGCAACCAACACCCCAAGTTGAGCATCAGTTGCAGCACCTAAACAGTTATCTCCTTAAGTCAACTGATGGCCGAATCAGTCCAGTCAGGTCGCAATGCAGGTCTGATGTTGTGAATATGTCGTCATCAACCTGGCGCTATTATGGGAAAAAGGCAGAGCAAGTTGTTGATTCCGTGTTGGAGGCTATTGCACCGGGTAATTCATCATGGCTGCTTCAACAGGTGATTGCAAGGAACCAAAGCGGGCGTACTGTATCTAGTGCTGCCGAGGAAGACAGCCTGGTCTCTAGACTAGTAACGCTGTATAATGAAGCTAGATCCTGGAACACCCAGCAACAGATTCTCTCTCTCTTTGCTGGTGATTACAGCAAGACAGAACTGCTGCAGCTTGTGCCAGGACTGACAAAGTTTAAGATTGATGAGGCCAGAAAACATGCTTTTCAGACCAAGCCTGGAGAGCCTATAGAGCCGCCAACCATTACCAGATCTAGAGCAAGGCTGGATCCCACTAAAGTCGACCATTTCGTAGATTTTGTATCCAGTCCTTCATTTCTTCAAGACGTTGCATATGGAACGAAAACTCTAAAGCTGTCAAGTGGAGAGAAAATTGACATACCAAACGTGGTGAGAACAGTCATTTCGTCCTGTCTCATCCAGCTGTATCAAGCCTATTGTACAGAATCCGGCTTCACACCCCTTGGAAGGTCAACACTTTTCAATATTCTTAAGGTATAG